One genomic segment of Centropristis striata isolate RG_2023a ecotype Rhode Island chromosome 13, C.striata_1.0, whole genome shotgun sequence includes these proteins:
- the hoxb5a gene encoding homeobox protein Hox-B5a — protein MSSYFVNSFSGRYPNGPDYQLLNYGAGSGAMNGGTYRDSSSANMHHATGSYGYSYNGMDLTVTNRGGGSSGTANTGGHFGGGSVVGDSRGFGSPAPETGFRQPSSCSLASAADSLLSTGSGDSKLGAQCSSPRSEQPGSGNLSSPNLSSTSSSGGGGGGTAQRFTDVDDESPETEELQQHTRDASHGSNPTPRTGHPQPGQRQEGGPAGSAAGSTTGSDSQPPQIFPWMRKLHISHDMTGPDGKRARTAYTRYQTLELEKEFHFNRYLTRRRRIEIAHALCLTERQIKIWFQNRRMKWKKDNKLKSMSLATAGSAFQP, from the exons ATGAGCTCTTACTTTGTAAACTCGTTCTCGGGGCGCTACCCAAATGGCCCCGACTATCAACTGCTAAATTATGGAGCCGGCAGCGGCGCAATGAACGGCGGGACGTACAGGGACTCTTCCTCCGCCAACATGCACCATGCGACGGGCTCTTACGGCTACAGCTACAATGGCATGGACCTGACCGTCACCAACCGGGGAGGGGGGAGCAGCGGCACCGCCAACACCGGAGGACACTTCGGTGGTGGCTCGGTCGTCGGGGACTCCCGGGGCTTCGGCTCGCCAGCCCCGGAGACGGGCTTCAGACAGCCGTCCAGCTGCTCCCTCGCCTCTGCGGCAGATTCTCTCCTGTCAACCGGCAGTGGAGACAGCAAACTGGGCGCCCAGTGTTCGTCTCCCCGCTCGGAGCAACCAGGAAGCGGTAATCTCAGCTCTCCAAACCTGtcctccacctcttcctccggcggtggcggcggcggcACGGCGCAGCGCTTCACGGACGTGGACGACGAGTCGCCAGAGACCGAGGAGTTGCAGCAACACACCCGGGACGCCAGCCACGGCAGCAACCCGACGCCCAGGACCGGACACCCGCAGCCCGGGCAGAGGCAAGAGGGCGGCCCGGCGGGATCCGCCGCTGGCAGCACGACGGGCAGCGACTCTCAGCCACCACAGATATTCCCCTGGATGAGAAAACTGCACATTAGCCATG ATATGACAGGCCCGGACGGGAAACGGGCGCGGACGGCTTACACCCGCTACCAGACGCTCGAGCTGGAGAAGGAGTTTCACTTCAACCGGTACCTCACGCGGCGGCGACGTATCGAGATCGCGCACGCGCTCTGCCTCACGGAGCGGCAGATCAAGATCTGGTTCCAGAACCGGAGGATGAAGTGGAAGAAGGACAACAAACTGAAAAGCATGAGCCTCGCCACTGCCGGCAGCGCCTTCCAACCCTAG
- the hoxb6a gene encoding homeobox protein Hox-B6a — translation MSSYFVNSTFPVTLPVTCAGGQAAESFLGQIPLYSSGYAADHPLRHYSGAAAVTAAAAVAYGTSGGGVHQDKPYQASTYYQQAANGAYGGHRAAPGVGVGGATGAGACDYATAAAAAAAAAATSFYRDKEHPCSLEEHQLALSQDGMHRKAECAGLSGKGMFGETMDDKLQSSAPIYPWMQRMNSCNGTFGSPGRRGRQTYTRYQTLELEKEFHFNRYLTRRRRIEIAHALCLTERQIKIWFQNRRMKWKKENKLINSSSSSSSSSSTTVNCVEEEEKRTE, via the exons ATGAGTTCCTATTTTGTCAACTCCACTTTCCCGGTGACGCTACCGGTAACGTGTGCTGGCGGGCAGGCGGCGGAGTCGTTCCTGGGTCAGATCCCACTCTACTCGTCGGGATACGCCGCCGACCACCCGCTCAGGCACTACTCGGGGGCAGCGGCTGTCACCGCCGCGGCGGCCGTGGCGTACGGGACGAGCGGCGGCGGCGTGCACCAGGACAAACCGTACCAGGCGTCCACCTACTACCAACAGGCGGCCAACGGAGCTTACGGCGGGCACCGGGCGGCGCCGGGGGTCGGTGTAGGGGGCGCGACCGGAGCCGGTGCCTGCGACTACGCCACAGCGGCGGCGGCAGCGGCTGCAGCGGCGGCCACCAGCTTTTACCGGGACAAGGAGCACCCGTGCAGCCTGGAGGAGCACCAGCTCGCGCTCAGCCAGGACGGCATGCACCGTAAAGCGGAGTGCGCAGGGTTGAGTGGGAAAGGGATGTTCGGTGAAACGATGGACGACAAGCTACAGTCCTCAGCCCCCATTTACCCGTGGATGCAGCGGATGAACTCTTGCAACG GGACCTTCGGCAGCCCCGGGAGGCGCGGGCGGCAGACGTACACCCGTTATCAGACGCTCGAGCTGGAGAAGGAGTTTCACTTCAACCGGTACCTCACGCGGCGGCGGCGGATCGAGATCGCGCACGCACTCTGCCTCACGGAGCGGCAGATCAAGATCTGGTTCCAGAACCGGAGGATGAAGTGGAAGAAGGAGAACAAGCTGATcaactcctcttcttcttcgtcctcctcttcctccaccacgGTGAACTGtgtagaggaagaggagaaacgGACGGAGTGA